The window GTCGGCGCTGGAGGTCAAAGAGCAGCACAAAGCGGCGCTGTGGGGATTTGTCCAGCAGGCGCTGGCGACCTTCAGCGAGAATCCGGAGAATCTGCATCAGCCCGCCGTACGTAAGGTGCTGGGGGATAACCTGCTGCTGGCGATGGGGACGATGCTGGAGGAGGCGCAGCCGATCAATACTGCGGAAAGTATCAGCCATCAGGGCTATCGCAGGCTGCTGTCGCGGGCGCGGGAGTATGTGCTGGAGAATATGGCCGAGCCGCTGACGGTGCTCGATCTCTGCAACCAGCTGCACGTCAGCCGCCGCACGTTACAGAACGCTTTTCATGCTGTTCTGGGCATTGGGCCGAACGCCTGGCTGAAGCGGATTCGCCTGAACGCCGTGCGCCGCGAGCTGATCAGCCCGTGGTCGCAAAGCCGGACGGTGAAGGATGCCGCCATGCAGTGGGGATTCTGGCACTTAGGGCAATTTGCCACCGATTATCAGCAGCTGTTTGCCGAAAAGCCGTCATCGACGCTGCATCACCGAATGCGCCAGTGGATGTGAGAAAATACCAGACCGAGCCGCCATCAGGCAGTGGCAATTACGGTCGCGTGATTGCCGGATGGCGACGCGTCGCGTCTTATCCGGCCTACAAACCGGATCGCCATAAGGCCAAAAGTATGGCTCAGGTTTACACCCAGTGATTGCCGGTGCCGCCATCAGATTGCCGGTGGATATACCAGAATCGTAGGCCGGATAAGGCGTAAGCCGTCATCAGGCAATGGCAATTACGGTTGCGTGATTGCCGGATGGCGACGCGTCGCGTCTTATCCGGCCTACAAACCGGATCGCCATAAGGCCAAAAGTGTGGCTCAGGTTTACACCCAGTCGCGGGCCTTAATAAATTCACTCAGGGCGGCTTCCGGACTGCCGTCCTCCGGCTGCCAGTCATACTCCCAGCGCACCAGCGGCGGCATCGACATCAGAATCGATTCGGTGCGCCCGCCGGTCTGTAAGCCAAACAGGGTGCCGCGATCCCACACCAGATTAAACTCCACATAACGCCCGCGGCGGTAGAGCTGGAAATTACGCTCGCGCTCGCCCCAGATCATCGCTTTACGCCGTTCCACAATCGGCAGATACGCTTCGGTATAACCCTTTCCTACCGCCTGCATAAAGGCAAAGCAGTGGTCAAAATCCGGCGTGTTCAGATCGTCAAAAAACAGCCCGCCAATGCCGCGCTGCTCGTTACGATGCTTCAGGAAAAAGTAGTCGTCGCACCACTTTTTGTAACGCGGATAAACCTCTTCGCCAAACGGCAGACACAGATCGCGCGCGGTGCGGTGCCAGTGAACGGCGTCTTCTGCAAAGCCGTAGTAGGGCGTTAAGTCAAAGCCGCCGCCGAACCACCACACCGGGTCGGCGCCCGGCTTTTCGGCGATAAAAAAGCGCACATTGGCATGGCTGGTGGGAATGTAAGGGTTAAGCGGATGCACCACCAGCGACACGCCCATCGCCTCAAAACTGCGTCCGGCCAGCTCAGGCCGGTGGGCGGTGGCGGAAGCCGGCATCGCGTCGCCGTGGACATGAGAGAAGTTCACTCCGGCCTGCTCAAAGACGCCGCCGTTGCGCAGCACCCGGCTGCGCCCGCCGCCGCCCGCCTCGCGCTGCCAGCTGTCTTCAACGAATTGCGCGCCGTCAACGGCGCACAGCTGCCCGCAGATGCTCTCCTGCAACGTGAGCAGGAACTGTTTTACGCGTTGTGCATCAGGTTTCATATTCAGCGCTTCTTCGAGTGGGCTTTCTGGTTATCGAACCAGTGGAAATAGCTGACCACGCCATTGGCGATAGCGGTGGCGATTTTCTGCCGGAACGCGGTGGTGCCCAGCAGGCGCTCTTCTTCCGGATTGGTGATAAACGAGGTTTCCACCAGCACCGACGGAATTGACGGTGATTTTAGCACCACAAACGCCGCCTGTTCCGTTGAACGGCTGTGCAGCTTATGCACCGGCTTGATCTTTTTCAGAATATGCGAGCCGAGGGTCAGGCTGTTTTTGATGGTGTCGGTCTGCACCAGATCGAACAGCACCTGCTGCAACAGGTGATCTTTATCGGTCGCTTTTTTCCCGGCCACTTCGTCAGCACGGTTTTCGCGATCGGAAAGGTATTTCGCCATCGCGCTACTGGCCCCGCGGTTGGACAGGGCGAACACCGACGCCCCGGCCGCGCTCGGATTGGTAAAGCCATCGGCGTGAATGGACATAAACAGATCCGCGCCGTGCTTGTGGGCGATCTCCACCCGGTCATACAGCGGGATGAAGGTATCGCCGGATCGCGTCAGGCGGCAGTCGTATCCCTGGCTGCGCAAAATAGAACGTACGTTTTTTGCAATCGCCAGCACAACGTGCTTTTCTTTCGAGCCATTACGCCCGATAGCGCCGGTGTCAATGCCGCCGTGTCCGGGGTCCAGCACCACGATCCGTCTGCCGCCGGATTTTTTCTTTGCGGGCTGGCTGTGACCGTTGCTGGTTTTCAGAGGGGCGTCTTTTGCGGTGGCGTTGCTCATCCCCGAAATCGTCAGGGCAGCCAGTCCGGCTTTCAGCACCTGGCGGCGTGATGCGAGAATTTTTAGGGGTTTAAAAGTGCTCATACGGCCTGAATGGTTAAATAATAGTTCCAGGATGTTATATCGTATCGCGTATTCCGTTACGACTGTTGATGTTGAGAATTGTTTTACTTTTCATTTCAATACATGACAGTTATCCATTATGCCATTTTTTTCACCGCGTCGCGTCAGATATTGGCTGAATCAACGGATTGCGCCATAATCTTGGTTTTTAGACCCGAAAAGGCAACAAATACCATGGAGATACGCGTTTTTCGCCAGGAAGATTTCGAAGAGGTTATTACCCTTTGGGAGCGCTGCGATCTGCTGCGTCCGTGGAATGACCCTGAGATGGATATTGAGCGCAAGCTTAATCATGACGTCAGTCTGTTTCTCGTTGCCGACGTGAACGGCGAGGTGGTCGGGACGGTAATGGGCGGCTACGACGGTCATCGCGGTTCAGCTTATTATCTCGGCGTGCATCCGGAGTTTCGCGGTCGCGGTATTGCCAATGCGCTACTGAACCGGCTGGAGAAAAAGCTTATCGCCCGCGGCTGCCCCAAAATTCAGATCATGGTGCGCGAAGACAACGACGTGGTGCTCGGCATGTATGAACGGCTGGGCTACGAACATTCGGACGTGCTGAGCCTTGGAAAACGCCTGATCGAAGATGAAGAGTACTGAGTTTCACCCTGCGGATTACGATGCTCACGGTCGTTTGCGCCTGCCTTTTCTGTTCTGGCTGGTACTGCTGCTCCAGGCGCGGACCTGGGTGCTGTTTGTGATTGCCGGTTCGTCACGCGAGCAGGGTAATACCCTGCTTAATCTGTTTTATCCCGATCACGATAATTTTTGGCTGGGGCTGTTGCCCGGCGTTCCGGCGGTGCTGGCCTTTTTGCTTAGCGGACGCCGTTACGCCTTTCCGGCGCTCTGGCGCATTTTCTACAGCGTACTGGTCGCGGCGCAGGCGTTGCTTCTCGGCTGGCAGCTGTTGCTGTGGGGGCAGGGCGAGCCGCTTAATGGCGTCAGTCTGGCGCTGGCGGTCGCGGATCTGGTGGCGTTGATCTGGCTGTTAACCCATCGCCGGTTACGCGCCTGTTTCGTCATTGATAAAGAATAACGGCACTTTTTGGCGAACCGGGACTCCAAACAACGTTGATTAATAAAGAAGGAAGTGTGATGAAATCGCTGCGTTTGACTTTATGTGCGTTACCGCTGGCGCTGACCGGCTGTTCGACGCTCTCGTCTGTTAACTGGTCCGCCGCCAACCCGTGGAACTGGTTTGGTTCATCGACGGAAGTGACCGAACAGGGCGTCGGCGGGATAACAGCATCGACGCTACTGAACGAACAGGCGATTGCCGACGTGCTTGATGGCGACTATCGACTGCGCAGCGGCATGAAAACCGCCAACGGCAACGTGGTGCGCTTTTATGAAGCGATGAACGGCGACAAGGTGGCGATGATCATCAACGGCGAGCAGGGCAACGTCAGCCGCATTGATGTGCTGGACAGCGACATTTCTACCGCTGACGGCGTGGAAATTGGTACGCCGTTCAGCGATCTCTACAGCAAAGCCTTCGGTAACTGTCAGCCCGCCGTCGGGGAGGGGAATAATGCGGTGGAGTGTAAGGCCAGGGGCAGTCAGCATATCAGTTATCTCTTTACCGGCGAGTGGCGAGGCCCGGAAGGACTGATGCCCTCTGACGATGCGCTGAAAACATGGCAAGTGAGCAAAATTATCTGGCGTCGTTAATTTGCGTCGGAACAAACCGCTGTGCTTAAAAACAGGGTAAAATAGCCGCCATCAATGCCACGACCGCGTGGCATTCTCATTTTTCAGGAGGAACGATGACTCAGGTTCAGAGTGGCATTTTACCCGAACACTGCCGCGCGGCGATTTGGATTGAAGCGAACGTCAAAGGCGATGTTGATGCTTTGCGTAGCGCCAGCCGCATTTTCGCCGATAAGCTGGCGACCTTTGAAATGAAATTTCCCGATGCGCAGCTGGGCGCGGTGGTCGCGTTTGGTCATAAAACCTGGCGCGCGCTGAGCGGCGGCGTGGGTGCCGAAGAGCTGAAGGATTTCATTCCTTACGGCAAAGGGCTGGCGCCGGCTACCCAGTACGATGTGCTGATCCATATCCTCTCCCTGCGTCATGATGTTAACTTCTCTGTGGCGCAGGCGGCGATGGAAGCCTTTGGCGACTGCGTTGAGGTCAAAGAGGAAGTGCATGGCTTCCGCTGGGTGGAAGAGCGCGATCTCAGCGGCTTTGTCGACGGTACGGAGAACCCGGCAGGTGAGGAGACGCGTCGTGAAGTGGCGGTGATCAAAGATGGCGTCGATGCGGGCGGCAGTTATGTGTTCGTGCAGCGCTGGGAGCACAACCTGAAGCAGCTCAACCGTATGAGTATTCAGGATCAGGAGATGATGATTGGCCGCACCAAAGACGCCAACGAAGAGATCGATGGCGACGTGCGTCCGGCAACCTCTCACCTGAGCCGTGTCGATCTCAAAGAGGACGGCAAGGGGCTGAAAATTGTTCGTCAGAGCCTGCCTTACGGCACGGCGAGCGGCACCCACGGACTCTATTTTTGCGCCTACTGCGCGCGCCTGTATAACATTGAGCAGCAGCTGCTGAGCATGTTCGGCGACACCGACGGGAAACGTGACGCGATGCTGCGTTTCACCAAACCGGTGACCGGCGGCTATTATTTTGCCCCGTCGCTGGATCGTCTGCTGGCGCTGTAAGACGAAATATGTCGGATGGCGGCGTAAACGCCTTATCCGACCTGGAGGCGGTAGGCCTGATAAGCGCAGCGCCATCAGGCAAAACAGCATAAAACACCCTGTCCCCGCCTCTGCGGGGCTTTTTTTATCTAAGATTTACCTTAAATAGTGAGCTGCTGCTCAGTACTTATCTGTTTTTAATGTATTTTCGTTGTTAATGGAGTGTGAGACTTCATTTTCACAAGGAGAGCATTGAAATGGGTAAACTCACGGGCAAAACAGCACTGATTACGGGCGCATCGAAGGGCATAGGCGAAGGCATCGCCAGAGTGTTTGCCCGCCACGGCGCGAACTTAATCCTGCTGGATATCTCCGATGAGATTGAAAAGCTGGCCGATGAACTGGGCGGGCGCGGTCATCGCTGCACCGCAGTCGTGGCGGACGTCACCGATTCGGCGTCCGTTGCTGCGGCAATAAAACGGGCGAAGGAGGTGGAAGGGCGCATCGACATCCTGGTCAACAACGCGGGCGTGTGTCGTCTGGGCGGCTTCCTCGAGATGAGCGATGAGGATCGCGATTTCCACATCGACGTGAATATCAAAGGCGTGTGGAACGTAACGAAAGCCGTTCTGCCGGAAATGATCAAGCGTAAAGACGGGCGCATCGTGATGATGTCATCGGTCACCGGCGATATGGTCGCCGATCCGGGCGAGACGGCTTATGCGCTGTCGAAAGCGGCGATTGTCGGCCTGACCAAATCGCTGGCGGTGGAGTTCGCGCAGTCGGGGATCCGTGTGAACGCCATCTGCCCGGGCTATGTGCGCACGCCAATGGCGGAGAGCATCGCCCGTCAGTCTAATCCGCAGGACCCGGAGTCGGTGCTGACGGAAATGGCGAAGGCGATCCCGCTACGCCGTCTGGCCTGCCCGCTGGAGGTCGGCGAACTGGCGGCATTCCTCGCTTCCGATGAGTCCAGCTACCTCACCGGGACGCAAAACGTCATCGATGGCGGCAGCACCCTGCCGGAAAGCGTCAGCGTCGGCCTCTGAGCCATGCCCAGCCCCTCCCGCATGTCGGGAGGGTGCTCTTATTCCCTTTTCAACTTTCAAATCATCAAACGGTATATAAAACCGTTACTCCTTTAGCACTGGTTATAAATATGATGACTATAAGAAAGTCATTTCATTTATAAGGGTGCGCAATGGCCGTTAACTTACTGAAAAAGAGATACCTGGCGCTGATGGCGTCGCTGTTACTGGTCGGCCAGGCGCAGGCGACGGAACCGCTGAACAGTTCGTATGACGTCTCCCGCGAGCTGTTTGCCGCCCTGAACCCGCCATTTGAGCAGCAGTGGGCGAAAGACAATGGCGGCGATAAGCTGACGATCAAACAGTCTCATGCCGGTTCATCAAAACAGGCGCTGGCGATTTTGCAGGGACTGAAGGCCGACGTGGTGACCTACAACCAGGTGACCGATGTGCAGATCCTGCATGACAGAGGCAAACTGATCCCGGCGGACTGGCAGAGCCGTCTGCCGAACAACAGTTCGCCGTTTTATTCGACGATGGGCTTCCTGGTGCGCAAAGGTAACCCGAAGAATATCCACGACTGGAGCGATCTGGTGCGTTCCGACGTGAAGCTTATTTTTCCGAATCCGAAAACCTCGGGCAACGCGCGTTATACGTATCTGGCCGCATGGGGCGCGGCGGATAAGGCGGACGGCGGCGATAAAGCCAAAACGGAAGCGTTTATGACGCAGTTCCTGAAAAACGTCGAAGTATTCGATACCGGCGGGCGTGGGGCGACGACAACCTTCGCCGAGCGTGGCCTGGGCGATGTGCTGATAAGCTTTGAGTCGGAAGTGAACAACATCCGCAAGCAGTACGAAGCGCAGGGTTTTGAGGTGGTGATCCCGAAGACCAATATCCTGGCCGAGTTCCCGGTGGCGTGGGTTGATAAAAACGTACAGGCCAACGGAACGGAGAAAGCGGCGAAAGCGTATCTTAACTGGCTTTACAGCCCGCAGGCGCAGTCCATCATCACCAGCTTCTATTACCGGGTAAATAACCCGGAAGTGATGGATAAGCTGAAAGATCAATTCCCGCAGACCGAACTGTTCCGCGTGGAAGAGAAATTCGGCGGCTGGCCGGAGGTGATGAAGACCCATTTCGCCAGCGGCGGCGAGCTGGACAAACTGCTGGCGGCGGGGCGTAAGTAATGTTTGCTGTCTCCTCCAGACGCGTGCTGCCCGGCTTTACCTTAAGCCTGGGCACCAGCCTGCTGTTTGTCTGTCTGATTTTACTGCTGCCGCTCAGCGCGCTGGTGATGCAGCTCTCTGAAATGAGCTGGGCGCAATACTGGGACGTTATCACCAACCCGCAGGTGGTAGCCGCTTATAAAGTGACGCTGCTGGCGGCGTTTGTGGCGTCGATTTTTAATGGCGTGTTTGGCCTGTTGATGGCATGGATTTTAACCCGTTACCGTTTTCCCGGGCGCACGCTGCTGGACGCGCTGATGGATCTGCCGTTTGCGTTGCCGACGGCGGTCGCGGGCCTGACGCTGGCCTCGCTGTTTTCCGTTAACGGTTTTTACGGCGAGTTTCTGGCGAATTTCGGTATTAAAGTCACTTACACCTGGCTGGGGATTGCGGTGGCGATGGCCTTTACCAGCATCCCGTTTGTGGTACGTACCGTGCAGCCGGTGCTCGAAGATCTGGGGCCGGAATATGAAGAAGCGGCGCAAACGCTGGGCGCAACGCGTTTGCAGAGTTTCCGTAAGGTTGTGCTGCCGGAGCTGTCGCCTGCGCTGGTGGCGGGGATCGCGCTGTCGTTTACCCGCAGCCTCGGCGAGTTCGGCGCGGTCATCTTCATCGCCGGTAATATTGCGTGGAAAACCGAAGTGACCTCGCTGATGATTTTTGTCCGTTTGCAGGAGTTTGATTACCCCGCCGCCAGCGCTATCGCCTCGGTGATCCTCGCGGCATCGCTGCTGCTGCTGTTTTCAATTAACACCCTGCAAAGTCGCTTTGGCCGACGAGTGGTAGGTCACTAATGGCGGAAGTCACTCAATTGAAGCGTTATGACGCGCCCCGCATTAACTGGGGTAAATGGTTTCTGATTGGCACCGGGATGCTGGTTTCGGCTTTCATTCTGCTGGTGCCGATGGTTTACATCTTCGTGCAGGCGTTCAGCAAGGGGCTGATGCCGGTCATCGACAATTTAAGCGATCCAGACATGCTGCATGCCATCTGGCTGACGGTGCTGATTGCGCTGATCGCGGTGCCGGTAAACCTGGTGTTTGGCGTGCTGCTGGCCTGGCTGGTGACGCGCTTTAATTTCCCCGGTCGCCAGCTGCTGCTGACGCTGCTGGATATTCCGTTTGCGGTGTCGCCGGTGGTCGCCGGTCTGGTGTATCTGCTGTTCTATGGTTCCAACGGGCCGCTGGGCGGCTGGCTGGACGAGCATAACCTGCAAATCATGTTCTCCTGGCCGGGGATGGCGCTGGTCACTATCTTCGTGACCTGTCCGTTTGTAGTGCGCGAGCTGGTGCCGGTCATGCTTAGTCAGGGCAGTCAGGAGGACGAGGCGGCGATTCTGCTTGGCGCTTCCGGCTGGCAGATGTTCCGCCGCGTGACGTTGCCGAATATCCGCTGGGCGCTGCTGTATGGCGTGGTGCTGACCAACGCCCGGGCGATTGGCGAGTTTGGCGCGGTGTCGGTGGTGTCCGGCTCGATTCGCGGTGAAACCCTCTCGCTGCCGTTACAGATTGAACTGCTGGAGCAGGACTACAATACCGTCGGCTCTTTTACCGCCGCCGCGCTGCTGACGCTGATGGCAATTATTACCCTGTTTTTAAAGAGCATGTTGCAATGGCGTCTGGAAAACCAGGAAAAACGCGCGCGACAGGAGGAAAATCATGAGCATTGAGATTGCCAATATTAAGAAATCTTTTGGTCGCACCCAGGTGCTGAACGATATCTCGCTGGATATTCCTTCCGGGCAGATGGTGGCGCTGCTGGGGCCGTCCGGTTCCGGTAAAACCACGCTGTTGCGCATTATCGCCGGGCTGGAGCACCAGACCAGCGGGCAGATTCGCTTCCACGGCACCGACGTAAGCCGTCTTCACGCGCGCGACCGCAAGGTTGGATTTGTCTTTCAGCACTATGCGCTGTTTCGTCATATGACGGTATTTGACAATATCGCCTTTGGTCTGACGGTGTTGCCGCGGCGTGAAAGGCCGAATGCGGCGGCGATCAAAGCCAAAGTGACGAAGCTGCTGGAGATGGTGCAGTTAGCCCACCTGGCGGATCGCTTCCCGGCGCAGCTTTCCGGCGGACAGAAGCAGCGCGTGGCGCTGGCGCGCGCGTTAGCCGTCGAACCGCAGATTCTGTTGCTCGACGAACCCTTTGGCGCGCTGGATGCCCAGGTGCGTAAAGAGCTCAGGCGCTGGCTGCGTCAGCTGCATGAGGAACTGAAGTTCACCAGCGTATTCGTGACCCACGATCAGGAAGAGGCGACGGAAGTGGCGGACCGCGTGGTGGTGATGAGTCAGGGCAATATCGAACAGGCCGACGCGCCGGATCGGGTCTGGCGCGAACCGGCAACCCGCTTCGTACTGGAGTTTATGGGCGAGGTGAACCGCCTGCAGGGGACGGTACGCGGTGGACAGTTTCACGTCGGCGCGCACCGCTGGCCGTTGGGCTATACGCCTGCGTATCAGGGGCCGGTCGATCTGTTCCTGCGCCCGTGGGAGGTGGATATCAGCCGCCGCACCAGCCTTGATTCTCCGCTGCCGGTGCAGGTGATCGAAGCCAGTCCGAAAGGTCACTACACCCAGCTAGTGGTACAGCCGCTGGGATGGTATAACGAGCCGCTGACGGTAATCATGACGGGCGACGATGCCCCGGTACGCGGCGAACGGCTGTTTGTCGGCCTACAAAATGCGCGTCTGTACAACGGCGAGCAGCGGATTGAAACGCACGAAGAGGAAATTGCCCTGGCGCAATCGGCCTGATACGTTAATTTGCATTATTTTCGCCCGGTGGCGCTACGCTTACCGGGCATTTTCATGAGCTAAGAACGTGAACACATTAGAACAAACAATCGGCAATACGCCGCTGGTGAAATTGCAGCGGATGGGACCGGACAACGGCAGCGAAATTTGGCTTAAACTGGAAGGTAACAATCCCGCCGGGTCGGTGAAAGATCGCGCCGCGCTGTCGATGATCGTAGAGGCGGAAAAGCGCGGCGAGATTAAGCCAGGCGACGTACTGATTGAAGCGACCAGCGGCAATACCGGCATTGCGCTGGCGATGATTGCCGCGCTGAAAGGCTATCGCATGAAGCTGTTGATGCCGGACAACATGAGTCAGGAGCGTCGCGCGGCGATGCGCGCCTATGGCGCAGAGCTGATTCTGGTCAGCAAAGAGCAGGGGATGGAAGGGGCGCGCGACTTAGCGTTAGCCATGTCAGAGCGCGGAGAGGGCAAACTGCTCGATCAGTTCAACAATCCCGATAATCCGCTGGCGCATTACACCACTACCGGCCCGGAAATCTGGCGGCAAACCGCCGGGCGCATCAGCCATTTTGTCTCCAGCATGGGCACGACCGGCACCATAACCGGCGTGTCGCGCTTTCTGCGTGAACAGGAAAAACATGTCGCCATTGTCGGTCTGCAGCCGCAAGAGGGCAGCAGCATTCCCGGCATTCGCCGCTGGCCGGCAGAGTATATGCCGGGCATTTACAACGCTTCGCTGGTCGATGAAGTGCTGGATATCCATCAGCGCGAGGCGGAAAACACCATGCGCGAACTGGCGGTGCGGGAAGGCGTATTCTGCGGCGTCAGCTCCGGCGGCGCGGTGGCCGGGGCGATCCGCGTGGCGCAGGCGAATCCTGGCGCGGTTGTGGTGGCGATTATCTGCGACCGCGGCGATCGCTATCTCTCCACCGGTGTGTTTGGCGAAGAACATTTCAGCCAGGGGGCAGGGATTTAAACAGTGCCGGCCAGTAGATCGCTGGCCGGCACGGTCGTGATTATTTCACTCCGCTGACATTCGCGGCTAATAGCTCGCGAACGAACTCTTCTCCTTTTTCTGCGTCGGGAATTTTCCGGTCATATGTTCTGGCGAAAACGGCAAGAGTTTTCCCCTGCCAGGGAATAAACCAGTAAACGCCCTCGTCAGGCGAGGTGTAATCTCTGAGTGCGTCAGATTTCTTAAACGCCCATTGCGTCGCTTTGACCTGATTACCAGGAATGGCCAGTAAGGTTTTCCGGAATTGAATTTCTTTTGCCTGCTCTTTCGCGACTTTCAGTCGCTGTAAAATATGCGCCTTCGGCGCCGTATCAGGCGGCAGGATCTCGACGTAATAGCTCTCAGCGCTGTCATTAACGTGATAAAGAAGAAGATCCTCACCCGCATAATCGATTATTGTCCGGGCGGTGAGTAAGGGAAATGACAGTCCCCGATCGTTAGTTTCTGTTATTACCCGCAGTGCGGTGTTTACGCGCCACTGCCGGGGAGAGTCAATGACCTCAGCTGTCTGGATATATTCAGCTAGACGTTCATAGCCCTCTTTTTCATTTCCGCAACGTATCGCACTAAGGGCGGCGTAAAGTAAAATTTCCTTATCGTTCCATCCATCCCGGGTATAAGGAAGCTGCGCACGGGCTTTTTCTAGCGTTTGCCAGGCCTCGGCATAATTGCCATTACGATAGTCTGCAATACCTGCTATAGCATAGAATTTTTGATATTCAGCCGGATACGCGGCGATTTGTAGCCCTTTTCGGGCTATGAGTCGGGCTTTGTTCCAGTTTTCTACGGGGGCATTACGCGCGGACAGCCAGAGGTGTTGCAGCTCATTTTCAATCGACCGCATGGTTTGCAGCTGATAGAGCTTTGGCGGATTATCCCATTTAATATGGGTAAATAAATCAGCAATCGATTTTAACGCAGCCTGATTTTCGCTTTCATTAAGTTCGGCTTCTATATTCATTAGCCAGTCACCCTGGCGAATTTCCCAGGTAGCAACAAGGCCTTGCTGTTCTTTTTTTAACGCTTTACGTTGCTGACTTTTTTCTACTGGAAAATCAGGAAGAAGCTGACTATCCATTGTCGGCGTTGTCACTTTTTCTTCCCCTGGTGAGAGCATGGATTTGTTTTTATCTTCCTCGCTATATTTTCCCAAAAAGCGAATTCTACCGCCGGGATATAATATATAGGTTATCCACGTGGTATAACCCCGATTTTGGGCTGGGTCTACGTCGACCAGCAGCCACTTCCGGGAGTGGGAAATCGGGTAATACATATTCGCGACCCGCCAGAACAACAGGCGATTTTTCTCGTCAAGGTGCCAGAGAACGGGCGATAGTTTTTCGCCTGTTTCGCCGAAAATCATTTGTTTAATCAAACGAAGAGTGTCATCAGGCTTTTCCGCCAACCAGGCATATTTTGCGGCGGAGGTTAAGAAACTTTTTTCGAAATTATGATAACCGGCAAGCGGCAATGCATTTTCAAATAGCTGTTGTACCTCCGCATAGCGTTTATCTTTTTCCAGAAGCCATGTCAGTGCCCGCAGTTCATCGGCAAGTTCATATTGGTTAATATCACAGCTTGCCTTCATCTTTTCCAGACTGAAGATTAGCGCTCGCTGTGCAGTAACAAAATCCCCCTGACGGATCAGTCCAGTTGCCTCGTCGAAGCTGTTGATCTGCTGATTTTTCAGCAGATATTGTTGCTCCTGGTCCCTATATGGCAGCTTTTCACACTGTTCATATTTTTCTCTGGGGGACAGGGTGGGGGCGGCATAAGTTGGCGCGGCGAGGGCGCATACCAGAGCAAATAAAATGCACTTGTTGTTGGCAAATATCATTACAGTCTCC is drawn from Citrobacter rodentium NBRC 105723 = DSM 16636 and contains these coding sequences:
- the cysT gene encoding sulfate/thiosulfate ABC transporter permease CysT, giving the protein MFAVSSRRVLPGFTLSLGTSLLFVCLILLLPLSALVMQLSEMSWAQYWDVITNPQVVAAYKVTLLAAFVASIFNGVFGLLMAWILTRYRFPGRTLLDALMDLPFALPTAVAGLTLASLFSVNGFYGEFLANFGIKVTYTWLGIAVAMAFTSIPFVVRTVQPVLEDLGPEYEEAAQTLGATRLQSFRKVVLPELSPALVAGIALSFTRSLGEFGAVIFIAGNIAWKTEVTSLMIFVRLQEFDYPAASAIASVILAASLLLLFSINTLQSRFGRRVVGH
- the cysA gene encoding sulfate/thiosulfate ABC transporter ATP-binding protein CysA — encoded protein: MSIEIANIKKSFGRTQVLNDISLDIPSGQMVALLGPSGSGKTTLLRIIAGLEHQTSGQIRFHGTDVSRLHARDRKVGFVFQHYALFRHMTVFDNIAFGLTVLPRRERPNAAAIKAKVTKLLEMVQLAHLADRFPAQLSGGQKQRVALARALAVEPQILLLDEPFGALDAQVRKELRRWLRQLHEELKFTSVFVTHDQEEATEVADRVVVMSQGNIEQADAPDRVWREPATRFVLEFMGEVNRLQGTVRGGQFHVGAHRWPLGYTPAYQGPVDLFLRPWEVDISRRTSLDSPLPVQVIEASPKGHYTQLVVQPLGWYNEPLTVIMTGDDAPVRGERLFVGLQNARLYNGEQRIETHEEEIALAQSA
- the cysW gene encoding sulfate/thiosulfate ABC transporter permease CysW; protein product: MAEVTQLKRYDAPRINWGKWFLIGTGMLVSAFILLVPMVYIFVQAFSKGLMPVIDNLSDPDMLHAIWLTVLIALIAVPVNLVFGVLLAWLVTRFNFPGRQLLLTLLDIPFAVSPVVAGLVYLLFYGSNGPLGGWLDEHNLQIMFSWPGMALVTIFVTCPFVVRELVPVMLSQGSQEDEAAILLGASGWQMFRRVTLPNIRWALLYGVVLTNARAIGEFGAVSVVSGSIRGETLSLPLQIELLEQDYNTVGSFTAAALLTLMAIITLFLKSMLQWRLENQEKRARQEENHEH
- the cysP gene encoding thiosulfate/sulfate ABC transporter substrate-binding protein CysP translates to MAVNLLKKRYLALMASLLLVGQAQATEPLNSSYDVSRELFAALNPPFEQQWAKDNGGDKLTIKQSHAGSSKQALAILQGLKADVVTYNQVTDVQILHDRGKLIPADWQSRLPNNSSPFYSTMGFLVRKGNPKNIHDWSDLVRSDVKLIFPNPKTSGNARYTYLAAWGAADKADGGDKAKTEAFMTQFLKNVEVFDTGGRGATTTFAERGLGDVLISFESEVNNIRKQYEAQGFEVVIPKTNILAEFPVAWVDKNVQANGTEKAAKAYLNWLYSPQAQSIITSFYYRVNNPEVMDKLKDQFPQTELFRVEEKFGGWPEVMKTHFASGGELDKLLAAGRK
- the cysM gene encoding cysteine synthase CysM, translating into MNTLEQTIGNTPLVKLQRMGPDNGSEIWLKLEGNNPAGSVKDRAALSMIVEAEKRGEIKPGDVLIEATSGNTGIALAMIAALKGYRMKLLMPDNMSQERRAAMRAYGAELILVSKEQGMEGARDLALAMSERGEGKLLDQFNNPDNPLAHYTTTGPEIWRQTAGRISHFVSSMGTTGTITGVSRFLREQEKHVAIVGLQPQEGSSIPGIRRWPAEYMPGIYNASLVDEVLDIHQREAENTMRELAVREGVFCGVSSGGAVAGAIRVAQANPGAVVVAIICDRGDRYLSTGVFGEEHFSQGAGI